From Juglans regia cultivar Chandler chromosome 6, Walnut 2.0, whole genome shotgun sequence, the proteins below share one genomic window:
- the LOC108998142 gene encoding uncharacterized protein LOC108998142, with translation MTLHGFPGETNSIESFEELGRQFLTQLMASRKCRRPSVYLLTVKQLEDESLKAYLTRFNKEKMTTDQDEKIMLAALLEGVWPRSPFMAELARKTPSTLQEFMDKVDDFINAEDTLIALTTQPERRSERETKGGQRKDRDGEQKAKSDQQESRQDGNVRRHNDGYVHYLEKTKEEEPTENKWQIEKYCTYRKTRGHRTEDCYNLK, from the coding sequence ATGACGCTTCACGGATTCCCAGGGGAAACAAACTCCATAGAAAGTTTTGAAGAGCTGGGCCGACAGTTCTTGACCCAATTGATGGCGAGCAGAAAGTGCAGAAGACCCTCCGTGTATTTATTGACTGTCAAGCAGCTGGaggatgaaagtttgaaagcatATTTGACACgcttcaataaagaaaaaatgacgACCGACCAAGACGAGAAAATCATGCTAGCAGCACTATTGGAAGGTGTTTGGCCGAGAAGCCCTTTCATGGCCGAGCTGGCTCGAAAAACCCCTTCCACCTTACAAGAGTTCATGGACAAGgttgatgattttattaatgCTGAAGACACCTTGATCGCTTTAACCACCCAACCAGAAAGGAGGAGTGAGCGGGAAACGAAAGGAGGACAGAGGAAAGACCGAGATGGAGAACAAAAGGCAAAGAGCGACCAACAAGAGTCAAGGCAAGATGGTAATGTAAGAAGGCATAATGACGGTTATGTACACTATTTggaaaaaacaaaggaagaagaacCAACTGAGAACAAATGGCAAATCGAGAAGTACTGCACTTATCGTAAGACAAGGGGACACAGAACCGAGGACTGTTACAACCTGAAATGA